The following are encoded together in the Nitrospira sp. genome:
- a CDS encoding DUF86 domain-containing protein — MANDVVLNKSASIERCLQRIREECAGDTQNLVANQTKQDAIILNLQRACETSIDLAMYVVSQRKLGVPQDSRDAFSLLQTGGILPADLAQRMQRVVGFRNVAIHEYARLNLDVVHAIITKQLDDFCTFSSTIVKACA; from the coding sequence ATGGCTAACGACGTAGTCCTGAACAAATCCGCCAGCATCGAACGATGCCTTCAGCGCATCCGAGAGGAATGCGCAGGAGACACACAGAACCTGGTCGCCAATCAGACTAAACAGGATGCCATCATTCTTAATCTTCAGCGCGCCTGTGAAACGTCCATCGATCTTGCCATGTACGTGGTCAGTCAACGGAAGCTCGGCGTACCGCAGGACAGCCGCGATGCCTTCTCTCTACTGCAAACTGGTGGAATTCTTCCGGCTGACCTGGCTCAGCGCATGCAGCGGGTGGTGGGGTTCCGCAACGTGGCTATTCACGAATATGCTCGCCTGAACTTGGACGTGGTCCATGCCATTATCACCAAGCAACTGGACGACTTCTGCACATTCTCCTCGACGATCGTGAAAGCCTGCGCTTAA
- the hisB gene encoding imidazoleglycerol-phosphate dehydratase HisB has translation MKKNGSASRRANIHRATKETDIRVEWTLDGSGKSKIDTGIRFFDHMLELLAKHGFFDLIVQAKGDLDIDEHHTVEDVGIVMGKALHQALGEKAGIKRFGFASAPLDETLAQVTVDLSGRPFLVYNVALPDRKIKAFDLGLFEDFFQAFVTHGGLNLHVNLMYGRNPHHIMEAIFKALAKALDQATMLEDRLAGQVLSTKGTL, from the coding sequence ATGAAGAAGAACGGGTCTGCCTCACGTCGGGCGAATATTCACCGAGCGACGAAAGAAACCGATATCCGTGTCGAGTGGACCTTGGACGGCAGTGGAAAGAGCAAGATCGACACCGGCATCCGTTTCTTCGACCATATGCTGGAACTTCTTGCGAAGCACGGGTTCTTCGATCTCATCGTGCAGGCTAAAGGTGACCTCGACATCGACGAGCATCACACTGTGGAGGACGTCGGGATCGTGATGGGCAAGGCGCTGCATCAGGCCTTGGGGGAAAAAGCCGGCATCAAGCGATTTGGGTTTGCCTCTGCGCCGCTGGATGAAACGTTGGCACAAGTCACCGTCGATCTCAGCGGGCGCCCCTTTCTTGTCTACAACGTCGCCTTGCCTGACCGGAAGATCAAAGCCTTCGATCTTGGCCTGTTCGAAGACTTCTTCCAAGCCTTCGTGACCCACGGCGGCCTCAATCTGCACGTCAATCTCATGTACGGCCGCAACCCTCACCACATCATGGAAGCCATCTTCAAGGCTCTTGCCAAGGCCCTCGATCAAGCAACGATGCTGGAAGATCGGCTGGCCGGACAAGTCCTCTCGACGAAGGGGACGTTGTAA